Genomic window (Daucus carota subsp. sativus chromosome 5, DH1 v3.0, whole genome shotgun sequence):
aaattgtatatactttataataaaaatagatttttGAATTATGTAACATATATAAAGTTCAGAATTTTGGTCAACTTgtcaattaaaaaatcaaaagtggacaactgaaaaaaaaatacttcatCCATCTCATTTTAATAGTATCCCTTAAAATATtaacacatattaatattaagaaaaattagttaaattatatatttcaagtaTTACCTATTTATTGTATTAAATCTgcggggaattatcttgtatactgttttttcaatcttattttcaaaaatactaccttctccaatcttattttcaaaagtactacattctctaaaatattttgaaaaatactaagcatcttcttaaaaatattttccaaaaatacggtggttgcatatgcaaccatatatgcactACAATTCCGTTGTAACTTAcaattttcagttgcatttagttacatatgaggttgcatttagttgcatatgaggttgcattcagttgattttattgcaatctaatggccccgccagggcaacccatacatcagttgcaacttacagttttcagttgcatttagttgcatatgagcttgcatgcaacctcatatgcaatggaaaactgtaagttgcaactaaTGTATGGGTACCCCTgacggggccattagattacaatagaatcaactgaatacaacctcatatgcaaccatatatgcaaatGAATTCTTGATTTCAAGTtctagttttcaaatgtcattttcgacctcatatttaaaatctatatatatatatatatatatatatatatatatatatatatatatatatatatatatatatatatatatatatacaacttacagttttcagttgcatttagttgcatatgaggttgcatgcaacctcatatgcaaaagaaaactgtaagttgcaactgatgtatgggtgcccctggcgggacggggccattagattataATAGAATCAACTaaatacaacctcatatgcaaccatatatgcaactacaaatcctgattccaaaaatgaggtcgaaaatgacatttgaaaactgaaacttgaaatcaggatttgtaattgcatatatggttgcatatgcaaccacagtatttttgaaaatattttagagaatgtagtatttttgaaaatattttaaagattgtagtatttttgaaaataagattggagaagatagtatttttgaaaataagattgaaaacgtgattatgaataaaaaaaccCTAAATCTGCTACTATCAtgcaaatacatatatttttttaaaaggtttgaaaaataatgagtagaaatatgatttttttacacctcCACTCCAATTacgtataaaaaatcaaaataattattgttATAGAACTTAgagaatattatttatataaattatggtttgttaaaacaattttataaacTATATGCTACTCTTTCATTTTGTCAATTATGATTTGATTTATCTATTCCCTACCACCTTTTCCCTACATGCAATAGGTTGAGCTGACCACCAAGAGTACACAATATATAATAAGTGGCCATGTATTTTTGACATAGctattattattgttgtaaCATTCGTTCTGAAATAAATCTCAGAGGAAATtcttatcaataaaaatatctCAGAGGAAATAAAGCTCGGAGGAAGCAAGATATAGGGCCTGTTTGTTAATGAGAAGTAGCTTCTACTTTCtggcttctacttttcttgacccgtttgtgtaaagaagtagaagcatttttaagaagctgagaatcctaacttctgtctcacagcttctgcttcttttccaaacactttattaacttatctaCTTCTCACTTCCGCTCCGCTTCTTTAGTTTAAGCAACAAGTCACTCCTTTTAAGTTTgaccaaacggccccataaacCAAGTAAACACTGCGAAATGAAACAGCTACGGAAGCTTCTTGGTTGTTCGGTTTAGTACATATCCAGATTTCCTAACCAAGCATTATGCATTACGTATGTATAATGTATGTATCTATCTACTACTCCTCTGTAGATGTATTTCTTACAGTTACcgacaaaaaattaaatacagaGAAATGGATAAATTAAACAGCAACGTGATACATACATGCACATGCTACATTGCTGTCTCAACACCCCCACTCTTTACCCGTACCAATTATTTCTAATCCCTCATTCTTACTGTTTGTTTCTTCTTTAGAtctcttttttttaatcttattcaTCATCGTCCACTTTTTTACATACACACTCCAAGGCCTAAGCTTTACTTGTAGAGTTTTGTAGCTTATTCTTGAAATTCAGGGGAATTGACACACACCCATATATTTGTTTTGTGTTTTAGTGTGATTTGTTGAGAGATCTGGGTTTTTGTGAGGATTATTATGGTGAGCTCAGATGAGAGGGTTGTGGCTGTGATCATGGTGGGTGGCCCAACTAAAGGTAtttcttgttttctttgtttgattcttttgtttgttttgtaatCTCATGTTGTTTCTTTTTTGTTGTGGGATTTGGATGGTGGGTTTTGATTAGAATTTGGTCTTTTTGGATGGGAATTGTTGTATTGTTGTGGTTTGATTCTTGTTTGTGCTTCTGAGGTATGCCCTTTGGTGAATTTTGTATTAAGATGTTGATTACCATGTTTGTGTAGGGACTAGATTTCGGCCATTGTCGCTGAATCTTGCGAAGCCACTCTTTCCATTGGCAGGGCAGCCAATGGTTCATCATCCAATTTCTGCTTGTAAAAGGGTATGTATGATGCTACTGTTTTAGTATGCCAGAACATTGGTCTAATTCATAATTTTGGGTTTTTTTCATTACTTGATACTTGTTGAGGGAGGGAGGATAGATTTACTATTTAAGCTCTTATGTGCATTTTACTTGTCCACGTCGTAGATTCCAAACCTTGCACAGATCTATCTTGTTGGTTTTTATGAAGAACGGGAATTTGCCTTGTATGTCTCCTCAATCTCGAATGAGCTGAAAGTGCCTGTTAGGTAACTTCATTGGCTATTCAATTTCCTTTGTAGGTTCTAAGTATTACATGATGATTTagcaaagaaagaaaatgatGATTGAATGTTAATGTCTGGAGTTTGTCCTTAGATACTTGAAGGAGGACAAGCCACATGGTTCAGCTGGCGGACTTTATAAATTCAGAGATCTACTTATGGAAGACGACCCGGTAAAGTCTTAAAGCTATATCTCTTCTGATCTTGTAATGAGTAGAAAtcgaagaaaaaaattgtattgttATATACACTTTTTGCAAATTTCAGTTGACTGATTTAAGTTTTCTTGTTGCAGTCACACATTTTCCTGCTGAATTGCGATGTTTGTTGCAGTTTTCCACTCCCAGAGATGCTTGGTAACCTGTCTTCTTTTAAATTTGCTCATATTTTTTTATCGTGCTTGCCATTCTAATCCAGTGATAAATGCTTTATTCATACTTGTAATTTTCTTTGAAGTTGGTAGATGATATCAGTTTCGTCTTGAATATTAAAAGTTCACCAGTTTCCTTTGACTTTTCTTCAGAGGCCCATAAAAGATACGGTGGGATTGGAACAATCCTAGTAATCAAGGTCAGAAAGCTTTTGTGGAAAATGTCAGAATCAGATTTGTTTTAGGTTTCTAGCAACTATTTTCTGCCTTAATTTTTGCTCCTATGTTTAGGTGACCCTGTCATCTTTTGTGCATAGGTTTCCCCGGAGACAGCCAATGAGTTCGGAGAGTTGGTGGCTGACTCTACAACTAATGAATTGTTGCATTATACGGAGAAGCCAGAAACATTTGTATGTATATAGACTAACAGATATTCGCTTGCATCCAATATCAGCTCAATGATCTGTTGAATAAtaaagttttatttatattctagTTTCTGATGATTTGCAGGTGAGTGATCGAATAAATTGTGGTGTTTATGTATTTACACCAGATATATTCACTGCCATTCAAAATGTTTCTtcacaaagaaaagaaagaggtCAGTCATTAGGACTTGATTACTAAAAGGCTACGACCGTCTCACATTCTAAACATTATTGTATTGTATATATGTAGTTCTAACAGAAAGCAATTGATGATCGTCAGATTATTGGACCTTAATATTAACAGATCACGTGGATGATGTATAATGAAAAAGTTTGAATTCTATAGTCTAAGATTACTTTTGAATTATATGTGCATCACCTGGCTGAAtgttgtatttgtatatacaacATTCAGCTTGAAGTGGGAAAGTTATTCCCGTAACTTGAACCGTGTGAAGATAAAGTTTTCCTCATTTCAGTGTTCCTTTAGTGATACTGTGGCATGGGATTATTAAAATGAACAATCTTTCTGCCTTCGAAATCATTATTTGCAATTAAATTGTGAAGAGAGGATATGTATGCAAACCGATGCTTGGGTCGAGGAAAGTACTTTGAGGAATGATATTCTGGTTCCAAATTCCATATGTAGGTGTTAATTACCTGTCAGGAAACATTGAGTTTGCTAAATAAATAGACAAGGGGACTGGGGTGTTTCTGATATTTGGGTGAGAAAATGTAGTTGCACTTTATTGCCATTCCTTATGATGCGATCTAAAGTTTCACCATTTGCAGCTAATCTCAGACGTTTGTCCAGCTTTGAAGCTCTGCAGTCAGCAACAAGGTCATAATTTCTACTCCATGTTCAGTGCTAAGTTCTCCCTTGCTTGTATATACAATGAAATTTAATACCTTTTATAACTATATTAtttcacaaatatatatttgtgcaTCATTTGGTaccattaataataaaattttatgctgTGAGTAGGCGCTTGCTAGTTTAATTATGAGTTATCCCAGAAGATAAAAGAGTTTTTATTCAGTTTTTTTTCTTTGCCTACAGGCTACATGGTAGTTTTTTTCTGTATAAAGTATGTTTGCAGCTGAATTTCTGTAGCTTTTCATATTTATGCCGTGAAACTGTGATGTGCTATTATTTCTTACTGAATGTGCTATTATTTTTTACTGCTACATCTTTTCAAGTAGTAATTATAACATCTCAAAAAACAGGCGTATACTGCCTTGAAGTTCAATGGCATTGGAGAGACTAGTAGCATAAGTTTGATGCAGATTAGATGGAATTTATTAACATACTGTTGGTCAGTTGGCCTTGCCTGGACATTTTATTAAAAGCATAATGTGATGCTTATTGCTTAGTACTTGGTAGCACGGGCTCTCGTGCTCCTTTCATACTGACGAAGCTTGATGCTTGGTCTAGTCTCCAATCTAATATATTGTCAGGAAGTTGGTCCAGTAAAGAAAACGAAAAAAACTGTTACAGTTTCTCTCTCAGAGATTCCCCAACTAAGCTGAACTATTATAAAGGCCTAGTTGGATTTGTCCAAACCTGAAACCTCAGATCCATGCTGATGCAGTGGCTTTGCTTGTCATGGAACTTAATGATCAATTCCCATTATGGTTAACCTCTATAAAAACATATACATGTAGACGTATACATACATTAAGGCGCAATAAACAGTACCTTTTGCTATCAAAACAGAATTAAACAAGTGACTAGTCCGTAATTCAGGACAACTAATATTGCAAGTATTAGCTTTAATCCTCTTACATATTGATGTAGGTTTGTAGCTTCCTATGGCAATCGGGGGAAATATCTAAA
Coding sequences:
- the LOC108224064 gene encoding uncharacterized protein LOC108224064; amino-acid sequence: MVSSDERVVAVIMVGGPTKGTRFRPLSLNLAKPLFPLAGQPMVHHPISACKRIPNLAQIYLVGFYEEREFALYVSSISNELKVPVRYLKEDKPHGSAGGLYKFRDLLMEDDPSHIFLLNCDVCCSFPLPEMLEAHKRYGGIGTILVIKVSPETANEFGELVADSTTNELLHYTEKPETFVSDRINCGVYVFTPDIFTAIQNVSSQRKERANLRRLSSFEALQSATRSLPADFFRLDQDILEPLAGKKQLYTYETLDFWEQIKTPSMSLKCSALYLNQFRHNSPHLLASGDGTKSATIVGDVYVHPSAKIHPSAKIGPNVSVSANARIGAGARLVSCIILDDVEIKENAVVIHAIVGWKSAVGRWSRVQGGGDYKAKLGITILGEAVNVEDEVVVVNSVVLPNKTLNVSVQEEIIL